In Armatimonas rosea, a single genomic region encodes these proteins:
- a CDS encoding DUF1552 domain-containing protein, whose protein sequence is MQNTRRDFLRELGLSAAALPFLANLPSLAHAQTVGKRKQRLVVLFSPDGIVPSTFWPDEVGESFTLKESLTPLEPFKKQTLILNGVCDRVRGDGDSHMRGIGCLLTGVELFPGNVQGGSDTPAGWSSGISIDQEIKNYLQASPATRTRFGSLELGVMVPERADTWTRMSYAGANKPVAPIDDPYQLFGKLYGRLKDQQSLKSVLDDLKADLDTLRKSVSAQDRQILEEHTALVRDLEKELQAASAASDVGHAVPQLEPGVRRDNDAMPQLSKLQIDLLVRSFSADFARVATFQYTNSVGQARMRWLGIQEGQHDLSHEPDTNKDAQEKLTKINKWYCEQLAYLAKRLAETPEPGGTGSLLDNTLIVWTNELGKGNSHTLDNIPFVCVGNMPGLTMGRSHKFMRVPHNRLLLSLAHGFGHRITKFGNPDFCGDGPLNLA, encoded by the coding sequence ATGCAAAACACACGACGAGACTTTCTGCGCGAGCTAGGGCTCAGTGCCGCCGCGCTTCCATTTCTGGCCAACCTGCCGTCGCTGGCGCACGCGCAGACCGTGGGCAAGCGCAAGCAGCGCCTGGTCGTGCTGTTCTCGCCCGATGGCATTGTTCCCAGCACGTTCTGGCCCGATGAGGTGGGGGAGAGCTTCACCCTCAAAGAGAGCCTGACGCCGCTGGAGCCATTTAAGAAGCAGACCCTGATCCTCAACGGGGTCTGCGATAGAGTGCGCGGCGATGGCGACAGCCACATGCGTGGGATCGGGTGCTTGCTGACGGGAGTCGAGCTCTTTCCCGGCAATGTCCAGGGCGGCTCGGACACCCCGGCGGGCTGGTCGAGCGGCATCTCCATCGACCAGGAGATCAAGAATTATTTGCAGGCCAGCCCGGCTACCCGGACGCGCTTTGGCTCGCTGGAACTGGGTGTCATGGTGCCCGAGCGCGCCGATACCTGGACCCGCATGAGCTACGCCGGGGCCAACAAGCCGGTCGCGCCCATCGACGACCCCTACCAGCTCTTTGGCAAGCTCTACGGGCGCTTGAAGGACCAGCAGAGCCTCAAGAGCGTCTTGGACGACCTCAAGGCCGACCTCGACACGCTCCGCAAGAGTGTCTCGGCGCAGGACCGGCAGATTCTGGAGGAGCACACGGCGCTGGTGCGCGATCTGGAAAAAGAGCTCCAGGCCGCCAGTGCCGCAAGCGATGTGGGCCACGCCGTGCCACAGCTAGAGCCCGGTGTCCGCCGCGACAACGATGCCATGCCGCAGCTCAGCAAGCTCCAGATCGACCTCTTGGTGCGTAGCTTCTCCGCCGACTTTGCGCGGGTTGCGACCTTTCAGTACACCAACTCGGTGGGGCAGGCGCGCATGCGGTGGCTCGGGATTCAGGAAGGCCAGCACGATCTGTCGCACGAGCCGGATACCAACAAAGACGCGCAAGAGAAACTCACCAAGATCAACAAGTGGTACTGTGAGCAGCTCGCCTACCTTGCCAAGCGCCTCGCCGAGACCCCGGAGCCAGGTGGGACGGGGAGCCTGCTGGACAACACGCTGATTGTCTGGACCAACGAGCTGGGCAAGGGGAACTCGCACACGCTGGACAATATTCCCTTTGTCTGTGTGGGGAACATGCCTGGCCTGACCATGGGCCGCTCGCACAAGTTCATGCGCGTCCCCCACAACCGCCTGCTCCTCTCGCTCGCGCATGGCTTTGGGCACCGCATCACCAAGTTCGGCAACCCGGACTTCTGCGGCGACGGGCCCTTAAATTTGGCCTAG
- a CDS encoding alpha-ketoacid dehydrogenase subunit alpha/beta: MPKSISIVPQDVRKPGQVTFDPIPVNQYQKTLSEERGRYSDSDLRRIHRDMAIIRVFESLLQEVKTQRQFGGVAYDHRGPAHLSIGQEATAVGQAYLLDTNDHLYGSHRSHGEILAKSLSAIEKLNDDALLEIMRSYDNGSVLRVVEKDAAANTVQDLAIDFLLYGTLAEIFGRETGFNKGMGGSMHAFFTPFGVFPNNAIVGGSADIAAGAALYKRVNQKKGIVIANIGDASANCGPVWEALCFATMDQFKTLWPEHVRGGLPIIFNFVNNFYGMGGQPVGETGGFGVLARLGAGLNPDQMNAERVDGYNPLAVIDAIARKKALLEAGEGPVLLDTVTYRFSGHSPSDQSSYREKSEIEAWQSVDPLVTFREDLINAGVALRQDFEAEYAHLDSILFRAYKKAIDLDLSPRANLFAVGNLLESTMYSNEHVENLDSNRTPETLLAKDDNPRTKQLASKSRTGIADDGSLLSDARCVGFKDALFESIIDRFYADPTLVAYGEENRDWGGAFAVYRGLTEALPYHRLFNSPISEAAIVGTAVGYALEGGRALVELMYCDFMGRAGDEIFNQLAKWQSMSGGMLKMPVVLRVSVGSKYGAQHSQDWTSLVAHIPGLKVVFPASPYDAKGLMQSALTGTDPVVFFESQRLYNMPERFHGTAGIPLEPYTVPIGEPEIKKAGKDLTILTVGATLYRALEAAKILEDNWNISTEIIDARSLVPFNYEPVIESVKKTGRILLASDACERGSFLHTMASHIGRAAFSYLDAPPIVVGARNWITPPDEVEDAFFPFPVDFLDAVHTHLLPLDGYEPKRACDEADLLRRNSAGV; this comes from the coding sequence ATGCCCAAGTCTATCTCCATTGTCCCGCAAGACGTTCGCAAACCGGGACAGGTAACCTTCGACCCGATTCCCGTCAACCAGTACCAGAAGACGCTCTCCGAGGAGCGTGGCCGCTACTCCGACTCCGATCTGCGCCGCATCCACCGCGATATGGCGATCATCCGTGTCTTTGAGAGCCTGCTGCAAGAAGTGAAGACCCAGCGCCAGTTCGGGGGGGTCGCCTACGACCACCGTGGCCCCGCGCACCTCTCCATCGGACAGGAAGCGACCGCCGTGGGGCAGGCCTACCTGCTCGATACCAACGACCACCTCTACGGCTCGCACCGCAGCCACGGGGAGATCCTCGCCAAGAGCCTCTCCGCGATTGAGAAGCTCAACGACGATGCCCTCTTGGAGATCATGCGCAGCTACGACAATGGCTCGGTGCTGCGTGTGGTGGAGAAAGACGCGGCGGCCAACACGGTGCAGGACCTGGCGATTGATTTTCTCCTCTACGGCACCCTGGCGGAGATCTTCGGGCGCGAGACCGGCTTCAACAAGGGAATGGGCGGCTCGATGCACGCCTTCTTCACACCCTTTGGGGTCTTTCCCAACAACGCCATTGTCGGGGGCTCGGCCGATATCGCGGCGGGGGCGGCGCTCTACAAGCGGGTGAACCAGAAAAAGGGCATCGTGATCGCCAATATCGGGGATGCCAGCGCCAACTGCGGCCCGGTCTGGGAGGCGCTCTGCTTTGCGACCATGGACCAGTTCAAGACCCTCTGGCCCGAGCACGTCCGCGGTGGCCTGCCGATTATCTTTAACTTTGTCAATAACTTCTACGGCATGGGCGGCCAGCCCGTGGGCGAGACTGGTGGCTTTGGGGTCCTAGCGCGCCTCGGGGCGGGCCTGAACCCGGACCAGATGAACGCCGAGCGGGTCGATGGCTACAACCCCCTCGCCGTGATCGATGCCATCGCGCGCAAGAAAGCCCTGCTGGAGGCCGGCGAGGGCCCCGTCCTCCTTGATACCGTCACCTATCGGTTTAGCGGCCACTCACCGTCGGACCAATCCAGCTACCGCGAGAAGTCCGAGATCGAGGCCTGGCAGAGTGTCGATCCGCTGGTGACCTTCCGGGAGGACCTGATCAACGCCGGGGTCGCGCTCCGGCAAGACTTTGAGGCCGAGTACGCGCACCTGGATAGCATCCTCTTCCGCGCCTACAAGAAAGCGATCGACCTTGATCTTTCACCGCGTGCCAATCTCTTTGCGGTGGGCAACTTGCTGGAGAGCACGATGTACTCCAACGAGCATGTCGAGAACCTAGACTCCAATCGGACGCCCGAGACCCTGCTGGCCAAGGACGACAACCCACGCACCAAGCAGCTGGCCAGCAAGAGCCGCACGGGGATCGCCGACGATGGCAGCTTGCTCTCCGATGCACGCTGCGTGGGCTTCAAAGACGCGCTCTTTGAGTCGATTATCGACCGCTTCTACGCCGACCCGACCCTCGTGGCCTACGGCGAGGAGAACCGCGACTGGGGCGGGGCGTTTGCGGTCTACCGTGGCCTGACCGAGGCGCTTCCCTACCACCGGCTCTTCAACTCCCCCATCTCCGAGGCCGCGATTGTCGGCACCGCGGTCGGCTACGCCCTCGAAGGAGGCCGCGCACTGGTCGAGCTGATGTACTGCGACTTCATGGGCCGCGCGGGCGATGAGATCTTCAACCAGCTCGCCAAGTGGCAGTCGATGTCTGGCGGGATGCTGAAGATGCCGGTCGTGCTGCGTGTCTCGGTGGGCAGCAAGTACGGCGCACAGCACTCGCAGGACTGGACCAGCCTCGTGGCGCACATTCCAGGCCTAAAGGTGGTCTTCCCCGCCTCGCCCTACGATGCTAAGGGCCTGATGCAGTCCGCCCTCACCGGCACCGACCCCGTGGTCTTCTTCGAGAGCCAGCGCCTCTACAACATGCCTGAGCGCTTCCATGGCACCGCCGGAATCCCCCTGGAGCCCTACACCGTCCCGATTGGCGAGCCCGAGATCAAGAAGGCCGGCAAGGACCTCACGATCCTCACGGTCGGTGCGACCCTCTACCGCGCGCTGGAGGCCGCAAAGATTCTGGAGGACAACTGGAATATCTCCACGGAGATTATCGATGCCCGCTCGCTGGTTCCCTTCAACTACGAGCCGGTGATCGAGTCCGTGAAGAAGACGGGGCGCATCTTGCTAGCGTCGGATGCCTGCGAGCGGGGAAGCTTCCTGCACACCATGGCCTCGCACATCGGCCGCGCGGCGTTCTCGTACCTGGATGCCCCGCCCATCGTGGTGGGTGCGCGCAACTGGATCACCCCGCCCGATGAGGTCGAAGACGCGTTCTTCCCCTTCCCAGTGGACTTCCTGGACGCGGTTCACACGCACCTGCTCCCGCTCGACGGCTACGAGCCCAAGCGCGCCTGCGACGAAGCGGACCTGCTACGCCGCAACAGCGCCGGGGTGTAG
- a CDS encoding acyl-ACP desaturase produces the protein MSEATPHDSAPLSEEQQIAAYCEKGRTHWPDEPVVALKTASVQSQIEDTFYEHYLRYFQNAEAKRRWSVVDDIPWAEARGNASELVVSIIESFCAVESFLPDYTSKIMALIRRSRGRALFQANWGYEESKHSLALEGWLIASGKRTEDEMEDFERSLLGAEWKLPFETPRQMICYTMVQELATGLNYINLRRLVHETGEGDPCLDKALRWLSSDESAHYNFFRKGVKTYLALDPEGTVADLKYVFDHFAMPAHALIPEWERRGAEIEASGIYGPKMYLAKIRKPVLEDLQISRTMLKTAGLPSHEADALADKIETKAEIAEQALYPRLRSLPTIPTQRPSTTKTLLTV, from the coding sequence ATGAGCGAAGCCACCCCCCACGATTCCGCCCCCCTGAGCGAAGAGCAGCAGATCGCCGCGTACTGCGAGAAAGGCCGCACCCACTGGCCCGATGAGCCCGTGGTCGCCCTGAAGACCGCCAGTGTTCAGTCGCAGATCGAGGACACGTTCTACGAGCACTACCTGCGCTACTTCCAGAACGCGGAGGCCAAGCGCCGCTGGAGTGTCGTGGACGATATCCCGTGGGCGGAGGCGCGCGGCAATGCGTCGGAGCTGGTTGTCTCGATTATTGAGTCGTTCTGCGCCGTGGAGTCGTTCTTGCCGGACTACACCAGCAAGATCATGGCGCTCATCCGTCGCTCACGAGGCCGGGCACTCTTTCAGGCCAACTGGGGCTACGAAGAGAGTAAGCACTCCCTCGCGCTGGAGGGCTGGCTGATCGCGTCGGGCAAGCGCACCGAGGACGAGATGGAGGACTTCGAGCGCTCGCTACTCGGGGCCGAGTGGAAGCTCCCCTTTGAGACGCCGCGCCAGATGATCTGCTACACCATGGTCCAAGAGCTCGCCACGGGCCTCAACTACATCAACCTGCGCCGCTTGGTCCACGAGACCGGCGAGGGCGACCCCTGTCTCGACAAGGCCCTGCGCTGGCTCTCGTCGGACGAGAGCGCGCACTACAACTTCTTCCGCAAGGGGGTCAAGACCTATCTGGCGCTCGATCCCGAGGGCACGGTCGCGGACCTGAAGTATGTCTTTGACCACTTCGCCATGCCCGCCCACGCCCTCATCCCCGAGTGGGAGCGGCGCGGCGCGGAGATCGAGGCATCGGGGATCTACGGCCCCAAGATGTACCTGGCCAAGATCCGTAAGCCCGTGCTAGAGGACCTCCAGATCAGCCGTACGATGCTCAAGACCGCCGGACTCCCCAGCCACGAGGCCGATGCGCTCGCCGATAAGATCGAGACCAAGGCCGAGATCGCCGAGCAAGCCCTCTATCCCCGCCTGCGCTCGCTCCCCACGATTCCCACGCAGCGCCCCAGCACCACCAAGACTCTCCTGACAGTGTAA
- a CDS encoding HNH endonuclease, translating to MNETLRAAVAARARGRCEYCGLPADYSSAAFEVDHILPRVAQGSDHLLNLAWACPSCNDHKAAATQAPDPDSGLLVPLFHPRQDSWAEHFRWSQDGFSVEGITPTGRASVQRLQMNRTPSVNLRRILAAFDLHP from the coding sequence GTGAATGAGACCCTGCGCGCCGCAGTCGCCGCAAGAGCGAGGGGGCGTTGTGAGTACTGTGGCCTACCTGCCGACTACTCGTCCGCAGCTTTTGAGGTAGACCATATCCTTCCACGGGTGGCGCAGGGGAGTGACCACCTCCTCAACCTTGCTTGGGCCTGTCCTTCCTGCAACGATCACAAAGCGGCTGCTACACAGGCCCCCGATCCTGACTCCGGTTTATTGGTTCCACTTTTTCATCCGCGACAGGATAGCTGGGCGGAGCACTTTCGCTGGAGCCAAGATGGTTTCTCCGTCGAGGGAATCACCCCAACAGGGCGTGCTTCAGTCCAGCGACTGCAAATGAACCGAACGCCTTCGGTCAATCTACGCCGTATTCTGGCTGCCTTTGATCTTCACCCTTGA
- a CDS encoding DUF5695 domain-containing protein, protein MKLFELDARSPDAGGELWSGFRRVGSPTLRLMGGQYAVFFDGKGDTYEHAAPAALCGAHARTIEVWAFKESVRGDEETLVAWGRRGGPTASNLALNWGNNGAYGGATHWAADMGWHGTPRAGQWHHLVYTYDGKTARLYDNGAEKASMDIRLVTPQSFPIRLAVQNAANGTPAFKNEYNGSAMSGPVGIALLRLHDSALTETEVQAAFKADQERFKAVAPLTLASLREGGVTKVSAGGLTLTVSKSENKPLGLVADATGFDFLPTDRLLTRLGDGFHHLGDVLVRASGPVETKTQWLAERGQLVLRATVTNTGSSAVELGAVGFPVIFNNIISDRDLPQAHEKCVFFDPYIGQDAGYLRVTRLSGAGPALAVIPDGKTPFEAYQPLREPIGPSQTFEGAYAWLAHSAAYAEKDWGKATPWNVPTKATLAPGESRTYGLRFVLAESIRGLEKAIAAAGRPVAVGVPGYIVPQSSDAKLILNYSKPVKSMTVEPAGALALTPAGKTPAGGATYAVKATGWGRARLTLTYADGLTQTVHYWLTKPAAQAVASLGEFLFTKQWYEKPNDPFGRSPSVMSYDRELNQIVEQDSRAWIAGLGDEGGSSWLTAAMKLFLQPDPAQVAKFERFVDGVLWGNLQFSSGPNKYGVRKTTFFYDPKVLPDFPYRKDINWGSWTSWNKRTSDDVGRGFNYPHVVAAYWSLYRIARNTPGMTKRHDWKWYLEQAFQTTKFLFSGRVGYAELGLMEGTVFLRLLKDLQAEGWTAQASELEALTKKRADKWRQEAYPFGSEMAWDSTGQEEVYAWTKHFGYDDKATVSVNSILGYMQPIPHWGYNSNARRYWDFLYGGKLPRIERQLHHYGSGMNALPVLAEFRSHPDDTYLLRIGYGGMMAPLSNIDQGGFASAAFHSNPDTLRWDYYSGDYGPGFLGHALNTGCYIVNDPELGWQAFGGALTQRGTTITVTPQDSLRQRVFIAPLKLWLVLDAGQFERVTLDTKTKAVTLTFPPKTEHAPVARLRIEGQHKPTPKLPTERGAVVIELGARGRTINLINI, encoded by the coding sequence ATGAAGCTCTTTGAACTCGATGCACGCTCTCCCGATGCGGGGGGAGAGCTCTGGAGCGGTTTTCGCCGCGTCGGTAGCCCCACCCTCCGGCTGATGGGCGGCCAGTACGCGGTCTTCTTCGATGGCAAGGGCGATACCTACGAGCACGCCGCGCCCGCGGCGCTGTGCGGCGCACACGCCAGAACCATCGAGGTCTGGGCATTTAAGGAATCGGTCCGCGGCGACGAAGAGACGCTAGTAGCTTGGGGCCGACGCGGTGGGCCAACTGCGAGCAATCTGGCGCTGAACTGGGGCAACAACGGGGCCTACGGCGGCGCGACCCACTGGGCGGCGGACATGGGCTGGCACGGAACGCCGCGCGCGGGACAGTGGCACCACCTGGTCTACACCTACGACGGCAAGACCGCGCGCCTCTACGACAACGGGGCGGAGAAGGCCAGCATGGATATCCGGCTGGTGACCCCCCAGAGCTTCCCCATTCGCCTCGCGGTGCAGAACGCCGCCAACGGCACCCCCGCCTTCAAGAACGAGTACAACGGCTCCGCGATGTCCGGCCCCGTGGGGATCGCGCTGCTTCGGCTCCATGACTCTGCCCTGACCGAGACCGAGGTGCAGGCAGCGTTTAAGGCCGACCAGGAGCGCTTCAAGGCGGTCGCGCCACTCACACTGGCAAGCCTGCGCGAGGGCGGTGTCACGAAGGTTTCGGCGGGCGGGCTGACCCTGACGGTCTCGAAGAGCGAGAACAAGCCGCTCGGCCTGGTCGCCGATGCCACGGGCTTTGATTTCCTTCCCACCGATCGGCTCCTCACGCGTCTTGGCGACGGCTTCCACCACCTGGGCGATGTTCTGGTGCGCGCCAGTGGGCCCGTCGAGACCAAGACACAGTGGCTCGCCGAGCGCGGGCAGCTGGTCTTGCGCGCCACCGTGACCAACACGGGGAGTAGCGCGGTTGAGCTGGGCGCGGTGGGCTTCCCGGTGATCTTCAACAACATCATCTCGGACCGGGACCTGCCACAAGCCCACGAGAAGTGTGTCTTCTTCGATCCCTATATCGGCCAGGACGCCGGTTATCTTCGTGTCACGCGGCTCTCCGGCGCGGGCCCCGCGCTCGCCGTGATCCCCGATGGCAAGACCCCGTTTGAGGCCTACCAGCCCCTGCGCGAGCCGATCGGCCCGAGCCAGACCTTTGAGGGTGCCTATGCCTGGCTGGCGCACAGTGCGGCCTACGCCGAGAAAGACTGGGGCAAGGCGACTCCCTGGAACGTCCCCACCAAGGCCACCCTCGCGCCCGGCGAGTCCCGCACCTACGGCCTGCGCTTTGTCCTCGCGGAGAGCATCCGGGGGCTGGAGAAGGCAATCGCAGCGGCGGGACGCCCCGTGGCCGTGGGGGTCCCTGGCTACATTGTCCCCCAAAGCTCCGATGCCAAGCTGATCCTCAACTACAGCAAGCCCGTCAAGAGCATGACAGTAGAGCCCGCGGGAGCGCTGGCCCTCACGCCCGCCGGGAAGACCCCCGCCGGCGGGGCGACCTACGCGGTGAAGGCCACGGGCTGGGGCCGCGCACGCCTGACCCTGACCTACGCCGATGGCCTGACCCAAACCGTCCACTACTGGCTCACCAAGCCCGCCGCACAGGCAGTCGCGAGCCTAGGCGAGTTTCTCTTCACCAAGCAGTGGTACGAGAAGCCCAACGACCCCTTTGGACGGAGCCCGTCGGTGATGAGCTACGATAGGGAGCTCAACCAGATTGTCGAGCAGGACAGCCGCGCCTGGATCGCGGGTCTCGGCGACGAAGGCGGCTCGTCGTGGCTGACCGCGGCGATGAAGCTCTTCTTGCAGCCCGACCCCGCGCAAGTCGCAAAGTTCGAGCGCTTTGTGGACGGCGTGCTCTGGGGCAATCTGCAGTTCTCTAGCGGGCCCAATAAGTACGGCGTGCGCAAGACGACCTTCTTCTACGACCCAAAGGTGCTCCCGGACTTTCCCTACCGCAAGGACATCAACTGGGGCTCGTGGACGAGCTGGAACAAGCGCACCAGCGACGACGTGGGGCGGGGCTTCAACTACCCGCACGTGGTCGCGGCCTACTGGAGTCTCTACCGGATCGCGCGCAACACGCCGGGGATGACCAAGCGCCACGACTGGAAGTGGTACCTCGAACAGGCGTTCCAGACCACGAAGTTCCTCTTCTCCGGTCGCGTGGGCTACGCCGAACTAGGCCTCATGGAAGGGACGGTCTTCCTGCGCCTGCTCAAGGACCTACAGGCCGAGGGCTGGACCGCGCAGGCCAGCGAGCTCGAAGCCCTGACGAAGAAGCGGGCGGATAAGTGGCGTCAAGAGGCCTACCCGTTTGGCTCCGAGATGGCCTGGGACTCGACCGGGCAGGAGGAGGTCTACGCCTGGACCAAGCACTTCGGCTACGACGATAAAGCGACGGTCTCGGTGAACTCGATCCTGGGCTACATGCAGCCGATCCCGCACTGGGGCTACAACAGCAACGCCCGGCGCTACTGGGACTTTCTCTACGGCGGCAAGCTCCCGCGCATCGAGCGCCAGCTCCACCACTACGGCTCGGGGATGAACGCGCTCCCCGTGCTCGCAGAGTTCCGCTCCCACCCCGACGACACGTACTTGCTCCGTATCGGCTACGGCGGGATGATGGCGCCCCTGAGCAATATCGACCAAGGGGGCTTCGCATCGGCGGCGTTCCACTCCAACCCAGACACGCTCCGCTGGGACTACTACTCCGGCGACTACGGCCCCGGCTTCCTCGGCCACGCCCTCAACACCGGCTGCTATATCGTCAACGACCCCGAGCTCGGCTGGCAAGCCTTCGGCGGCGCACTCACGCAACGTGGGACCACCATCACCGTCACCCCGCAAGACAGCCTCCGCCAGCGCGTCTTTATCGCCCCCCTCAAGCTCTGGCTGGTGCTGGACGCCGGTCAGTTCGAGCGCGTCACGCTGGACACCAAGACCAAGGCCGTCACCCTCACCTTCCCCCCCAAGACCGAGCACGCCCCCGTCGCCCGGCTACGGATCGAAGGCCAGCACAAACCCACCCCCAAGCTCCCCACCGAGCGCGGCGCGGTTGTGATTGAGCTGGGAGCGAGGGGCCGTACTATAAACCTGATAAATATCTAA
- a CDS encoding glycoside hydrolase family 127 protein, which yields MPTAFPLTDVRLLAGPFQAAQERDAKWLLSLHADSLLAKFRTDAGLRPKAVHYDGWESQGIAGHSLGHYLSACAQMYAATGEVKFKERAAYIVSELMACQSARKDGRLTAFADADRIFGEIARGEIRSQGFDLNGSWVPWYTLHKLFAGLLDTHQWCGNTDALKVAERLADWAIDVTKNLDETKWQKMLACEHGGINESLAELSQRTGQAKYLALARKFDHKAILDPLGRGDGGILAGKHGNTQIPKIVGAARLYELTHEERWKTIATTFWSTVVHEHSYAMGGHGLGEYFGQPRKLSARLGAATCETCNTYNMLKLTTHLFAWEPKAEYADFMERAQWNHILASQSPVNGSVCYFVSLAPGGTKAFQSLDHDFTCCVGTGMENHARYGAGLYYHDDSQLWVNLYVASEVHWREKGVTLRQETRFPEEQSTRLTLTCHQPTALTLRLRKPWWVSGKLVVKVNGKTEALTPEADGYVAVKRTWKTGDTLSLKLPLALTTEPMPDNPKRVAALYGPIVLAGELGAASAPTPTRIPVFLTEGKPLESALKPATKRLTFETKQGTVRPAPLTFSPFYAIHDKRYSVYFDLFTKDEWAAQEARYRAEEAEAKALAARTADYLAIGEMQPERDHQLKGERTESGDFNSRKWRHATDGGWFSFVLKTAGDGPQDLILTYWGSDRGNRVFDILVDGTKLATQTLENNKPEVFFDQAYPLPAELLKGKKTITVRLQAHPGKWAGGLYGARVVKK from the coding sequence ATGCCGACCGCCTTTCCGCTCACCGATGTCCGCCTGCTTGCGGGACCGTTTCAAGCCGCGCAGGAGCGCGATGCCAAGTGGCTCCTGAGCCTCCACGCCGACTCACTACTGGCGAAGTTCCGCACCGATGCGGGCCTGAGGCCCAAGGCGGTCCACTACGACGGCTGGGAGAGCCAGGGGATCGCGGGGCACTCGCTAGGACACTACCTCTCGGCCTGCGCGCAGATGTACGCGGCCACGGGCGAGGTGAAGTTCAAAGAGCGAGCCGCCTATATTGTCTCGGAGCTCATGGCTTGCCAGAGCGCCCGCAAAGATGGCCGCCTGACGGCGTTTGCCGATGCCGACCGGATCTTTGGGGAGATCGCCCGCGGTGAGATTCGCTCCCAGGGCTTTGATTTGAACGGCTCCTGGGTGCCCTGGTACACGCTCCACAAGCTCTTTGCCGGCCTGCTCGATACCCACCAGTGGTGCGGCAACACCGACGCGCTCAAAGTCGCCGAGCGGCTCGCGGACTGGGCAATCGACGTGACCAAGAACCTCGATGAGACCAAGTGGCAGAAGATGCTGGCCTGCGAGCACGGCGGGATCAACGAGTCGCTGGCGGAGCTGAGCCAGCGCACGGGCCAAGCCAAGTACCTAGCGCTCGCCCGCAAGTTCGATCATAAGGCAATCCTCGATCCGCTGGGGCGCGGCGACGGTGGGATTCTGGCGGGCAAGCACGGCAACACGCAGATTCCCAAGATTGTCGGGGCCGCGCGGCTCTACGAGCTCACCCACGAGGAGCGCTGGAAGACCATCGCCACGACTTTTTGGAGTACCGTGGTGCACGAGCACAGCTATGCCATGGGCGGCCATGGGCTTGGGGAGTACTTTGGACAGCCACGCAAGCTCAGCGCCCGCCTCGGGGCCGCGACCTGTGAGACCTGCAACACCTACAACATGCTCAAGCTCACGACGCACCTCTTCGCCTGGGAGCCCAAGGCCGAGTACGCGGATTTTATGGAGCGGGCGCAGTGGAACCATATCCTCGCCAGCCAGAGTCCGGTAAATGGGAGTGTCTGCTACTTTGTCTCGCTGGCCCCCGGTGGCACCAAGGCCTTCCAGAGCCTCGACCATGACTTTACGTGTTGTGTCGGCACGGGGATGGAGAACCACGCCCGCTACGGCGCCGGGCTCTACTACCACGATGACAGCCAGCTCTGGGTGAACCTCTACGTGGCCTCGGAGGTGCACTGGCGCGAGAAGGGAGTAACACTGCGCCAGGAGACGCGCTTCCCCGAGGAGCAGAGCACGCGCTTGACTCTTACTTGCCACCAACCCACAGCCCTGACTCTGCGGCTACGTAAGCCCTGGTGGGTCTCGGGCAAGCTAGTGGTCAAGGTCAACGGGAAGACCGAGGCGCTCACGCCCGAGGCCGATGGCTACGTCGCCGTCAAGCGCACCTGGAAGACCGGCGACACGCTCTCGCTCAAGCTCCCCCTCGCCCTCACCACCGAGCCCATGCCCGACAACCCCAAGCGGGTCGCGGCGCTCTACGGCCCGATTGTCCTTGCCGGAGAGCTCGGGGCAGCCAGCGCTCCCACCCCCACCCGAATCCCCGTCTTCCTCACCGAGGGCAAGCCGCTAGAGAGCGCCCTCAAGCCCGCCACGAAGCGCCTGACATTTGAGACCAAGCAGGGCACGGTGCGACCTGCCCCCCTGACCTTCTCCCCGTTCTACGCGATTCACGACAAGCGCTACAGTGTCTACTTCGACCTGTTCACCAAGGACGAGTGGGCGGCGCAGGAGGCACGCTACCGGGCGGAGGAGGCGGAGGCCAAGGCCCTGGCCGCACGCACCGCAGACTACCTCGCCATCGGGGAGATGCAGCCCGAGCGGGATCATCAGCTCAAGGGCGAGAGGACCGAGTCGGGCGACTTCAACTCCCGTAAGTGGCGCCACGCCACCGACGGCGGCTGGTTCTCGTTCGTGCTCAAGACCGCCGGCGATGGCCCACAAGACCTAATCCTCACCTACTGGGGCAGCGATCGCGGCAACCGGGTCTTTGATATTCTGGTCGATGGCACTAAGCTCGCAACACAGACCCTCGAAAACAACAAGCCCGAGGTCTTTTTCGACCAAGCTTATCCCCTTCCCGCGGAGCTTCTCAAGGGGAAGAAGACCATCACGGTGCGGCTCCAGGCACACCCTGGCAAGTGGGCAGGCGGGCTCTATGGGGCGCGTGTGGTGAAGAAGTAG